The proteins below come from a single Paramormyrops kingsleyae isolate MSU_618 chromosome 25, PKINGS_0.4, whole genome shotgun sequence genomic window:
- the coro2aa gene encoding coronin-2A isoform X1, with protein MTITKMTWRPQYRSSKFRHVFGKAATKENCYDGVPITRSVHDNHFCAINPRFIAVVTECAGGGAFLVLSVHHTGKVDPHHPKVSGHRGNVMDIKWNPFDDLCVASCSEDATVKIWDIPKHGLLKNITVPRKDLQGHSRRVGLIEWHPTASNVLFSSAYDYKIMVWNLDSPEQVIKNPVKTISLHTDMVLSMSFNTDGSRLATSCKDRKIRIIDPRTGALLQEANCKSHKANKVLFLGNLKMLISTGNSRWNHRQIALWDQEDLSVPLLQEDLDGSSGVLFPFYDPDTHMLYVAGKGDGNIRYYEVSSEKPYMQFLTEYRSLLPQKGMGIMPKRGLDVCSCEVFRFYRLVTIKGLIEPLSMIVPRRSESYQEDIYPMTASNEPAMSASDWFSGLDKGPLLMSLKPGSKLHDSYLDSVEAKAPISVLEAKRSQTRPGQMQLAHVQETLETKESREPKIFNDLKSWQGDSVQDKGVTSVTNGREPLLCSPPKTENELLQTFYRQQDEIRRLREMLCQRDVRIKQLELEIKNMRNSRGVY; from the exons ATGACATGGCGCCCCCAGTACCGCAGCTCCAAGTTCCGGCACGTGTTCGGCAAGGCCGCCACCAAGGAGAACTGCTACGACGGCGTGCCTATCACCCGGAGCGTCCACGACAACCACTTCTGCGCCATCAACCCGCGCTTCATCGCCGTGGTCACCGAATGTGCCGGAGGCGGAGCCTTTCTCGTCCTCTCCGTACACCAC ACTGGGAAGGTGGACCCCCATCACCCCAAAGTGTCTGGGCACAGGGGAAACGTCATGGACATCAAATGGAATCCCTTCGATGACCTGTGCGTCGCGTCCTGCTCCGAGGACGCCACG GTGAAGATCTGGGACATTCCTAAGCACGGCTTGCTGAAGAACATCACCGTTCCCCGGAAGGATCTGCAGGGCCACTCGCGCAGGGTGGGGCTCATCGAGTGGCACCCGACGGCCAGCAACGTGCTCTTCAGCTCCGCCTACGACTACAAG ATAATGGTGTGGAACCTAGATTCTCCGGAGCAGGTGATCAAGAACCCGGTGAAGACCATCAGCCTGCACACCGACATGGTGCTCTCCATGTCCTTCAACACGGACGGCAGCCGACTGGCCACCTCCTGCAAGGACAGGAAGATCCGGATCATCGACCCGCGTACCGGGGCTCTCCTGCAG GAGGCTAACTGCAAGTCACATAAAGCCAACAAAGTGTTATTTCTAGGGAATCTGAAGATGCTTATTTCAACCGGAAATTCTCGGTGGAACCACAGGCAAATAGCTCTCTGGGATCAG GAGGacctctctgtgcctctgttaCAGGAGGATCTCGACGGCTCGTCTGGTGTGCTGTTTCCGTTCTATGACCCTGACACCCACATGCTTTATGTGGCAGGAAAA GGCGACGGCAACATCAGATACTACGAAGTCAGCTCAGAGAAGCCCTACATGCAGTTTCTAACGGAGTACCGCTCACTGCTACCTCAGAAGGGAATGG GGATCATGCCGAAGAGGGGCTTGGACGTCTGCTCCTGCGAGGTGTTCAGGTTCTACCGGCTGGTGACAATCAAGGGCCTGATAGAGCCCCTCTCCATGATCGTCCCCCGCAGG TCGGAATCATACCAGGAAGACATCTACCCCATGACTGCCAGCAACGAGCCCGCCATGTCGGCATCGGACTGGTTCTCCGGCCTGGATAAAG GCCCCTTGCTCATGTCATTGAAGCCAGGCTCCAAATTACACGACTCGTACTTGGACTCCGTAGAGGCGAAAGCCCCGATCAGCGTCCTGGAAGCCAAACGCTCCCAGACGCGCCCCGGCCAGATGCAGCTGGCCCATGTGCAGGAGACGCTGGAAACCAAAGAGAGCAGGGAGCCCAAGATCTTCAACGACCTGAAGTCTTGGCAAGGGGACAGCGTCCAGGATAAGGGTGTGACATCGGTGACTAACGGACGGGAACCACTGCTGTGTTCACCTCCCAAAACTGAGAATGAG CTCCTGCAGACCTTCTACCGGCAGCAGGATGAGATTCGGCGCCTCAGGGAGATGCTGTGCCAGAGGGACGTGCGGATTAAGCAGCTGGAGCTGGAGATCAAGAACATGAGGAACTCAAGAGGCGTGTACTGA
- the coro2aa gene encoding coronin-2A isoform X2, with translation MTWRPQYRSSKFRHVFGKAATKENCYDGVPITRSVHDNHFCAINPRFIAVVTECAGGGAFLVLSVHHTGKVDPHHPKVSGHRGNVMDIKWNPFDDLCVASCSEDATVKIWDIPKHGLLKNITVPRKDLQGHSRRVGLIEWHPTASNVLFSSAYDYKIMVWNLDSPEQVIKNPVKTISLHTDMVLSMSFNTDGSRLATSCKDRKIRIIDPRTGALLQEANCKSHKANKVLFLGNLKMLISTGNSRWNHRQIALWDQEDLSVPLLQEDLDGSSGVLFPFYDPDTHMLYVAGKGDGNIRYYEVSSEKPYMQFLTEYRSLLPQKGMGIMPKRGLDVCSCEVFRFYRLVTIKGLIEPLSMIVPRRSESYQEDIYPMTASNEPAMSASDWFSGLDKGPLLMSLKPGSKLHDSYLDSVEAKAPISVLEAKRSQTRPGQMQLAHVQETLETKESREPKIFNDLKSWQGDSVQDKGVTSVTNGREPLLCSPPKTENELLQTFYRQQDEIRRLREMLCQRDVRIKQLELEIKNMRNSRGVY, from the exons ATGACATGGCGCCCCCAGTACCGCAGCTCCAAGTTCCGGCACGTGTTCGGCAAGGCCGCCACCAAGGAGAACTGCTACGACGGCGTGCCTATCACCCGGAGCGTCCACGACAACCACTTCTGCGCCATCAACCCGCGCTTCATCGCCGTGGTCACCGAATGTGCCGGAGGCGGAGCCTTTCTCGTCCTCTCCGTACACCAC ACTGGGAAGGTGGACCCCCATCACCCCAAAGTGTCTGGGCACAGGGGAAACGTCATGGACATCAAATGGAATCCCTTCGATGACCTGTGCGTCGCGTCCTGCTCCGAGGACGCCACG GTGAAGATCTGGGACATTCCTAAGCACGGCTTGCTGAAGAACATCACCGTTCCCCGGAAGGATCTGCAGGGCCACTCGCGCAGGGTGGGGCTCATCGAGTGGCACCCGACGGCCAGCAACGTGCTCTTCAGCTCCGCCTACGACTACAAG ATAATGGTGTGGAACCTAGATTCTCCGGAGCAGGTGATCAAGAACCCGGTGAAGACCATCAGCCTGCACACCGACATGGTGCTCTCCATGTCCTTCAACACGGACGGCAGCCGACTGGCCACCTCCTGCAAGGACAGGAAGATCCGGATCATCGACCCGCGTACCGGGGCTCTCCTGCAG GAGGCTAACTGCAAGTCACATAAAGCCAACAAAGTGTTATTTCTAGGGAATCTGAAGATGCTTATTTCAACCGGAAATTCTCGGTGGAACCACAGGCAAATAGCTCTCTGGGATCAG GAGGacctctctgtgcctctgttaCAGGAGGATCTCGACGGCTCGTCTGGTGTGCTGTTTCCGTTCTATGACCCTGACACCCACATGCTTTATGTGGCAGGAAAA GGCGACGGCAACATCAGATACTACGAAGTCAGCTCAGAGAAGCCCTACATGCAGTTTCTAACGGAGTACCGCTCACTGCTACCTCAGAAGGGAATGG GGATCATGCCGAAGAGGGGCTTGGACGTCTGCTCCTGCGAGGTGTTCAGGTTCTACCGGCTGGTGACAATCAAGGGCCTGATAGAGCCCCTCTCCATGATCGTCCCCCGCAGG TCGGAATCATACCAGGAAGACATCTACCCCATGACTGCCAGCAACGAGCCCGCCATGTCGGCATCGGACTGGTTCTCCGGCCTGGATAAAG GCCCCTTGCTCATGTCATTGAAGCCAGGCTCCAAATTACACGACTCGTACTTGGACTCCGTAGAGGCGAAAGCCCCGATCAGCGTCCTGGAAGCCAAACGCTCCCAGACGCGCCCCGGCCAGATGCAGCTGGCCCATGTGCAGGAGACGCTGGAAACCAAAGAGAGCAGGGAGCCCAAGATCTTCAACGACCTGAAGTCTTGGCAAGGGGACAGCGTCCAGGATAAGGGTGTGACATCGGTGACTAACGGACGGGAACCACTGCTGTGTTCACCTCCCAAAACTGAGAATGAG CTCCTGCAGACCTTCTACCGGCAGCAGGATGAGATTCGGCGCCTCAGGGAGATGCTGTGCCAGAGGGACGTGCGGATTAAGCAGCTGGAGCTGGAGATCAAGAACATGAGGAACTCAAGAGGCGTGTACTGA